The Methanococcoides methylutens MM1 genome has a window encoding:
- a CDS encoding flavodoxin family protein gives MKILGVSGSPIKDSNADRALKTALEATGMDYEFVKLIDYTVAPCKACLGCVKTNVCVIKDDGIALAEKAKEADALIIAGFTPYSSLDSRTKAFIERLYPLRHRYGFMKGKPGGAIVTSAIPKDFDMMPQAGENGINAISYYFMEEGMEAVGSVRILGNNPCVRCKFGDDCEMSGIKMMFGPDATKASVGINRFEDQPEAVAAAKELGKNIAEYLKSKE, from the coding sequence ATGAAAATTCTTGGTGTATCAGGTTCCCCTATCAAAGACAGTAATGCTGATCGTGCTCTGAAAACAGCCCTTGAAGCAACAGGCATGGATTACGAATTTGTCAAGCTTATTGATTATACCGTTGCTCCCTGCAAGGCTTGTCTGGGCTGTGTAAAAACTAATGTCTGTGTAATTAAAGACGATGGCATTGCTCTGGCAGAAAAAGCTAAAGAAGCAGATGCTCTTATTATTGCAGGCTTTACTCCTTATTCTTCTCTTGACTCACGTACAAAGGCATTCATTGAAAGGCTCTACCCACTTCGTCATAGATATGGATTTATGAAGGGAAAACCAGGCGGTGCTATAGTCACAAGTGCGATCCCTAAGGACTTTGATATGATGCCACAAGCAGGTGAAAATGGAATCAATGCGATATCATATTACTTCATGGAAGAAGGTATGGAGGCAGTAGGTTCTGTGAGGATCCTTGGCAATAACCCCTGTGTGAGATGCAAATTTGGAGATGATTGTGAAATGAGCGGCATCAAAATGATGTTCGGTCCGGATGCAACCAAAGCGTCCGTAGGGATAAACAGATTCGAAGACCAGCCTGAAGCTGTCGCTGCAGCAAAAGAACTGGGTAAGAATATTGCAGAATATCTGAAGTCAAAAGAATGA
- a CDS encoding DNA-3-methyladenine glycosylase: MYTISTEDFDLDYTLDCGQVFRWDKDVDWWTGVVNNAVARISQNPKTGELLVDSSLDEDFFYQYFRLDDDLPAIFEQINKDEHMDIAINKYRGLRLIRQEPWECLISYMLATASNIPRIKKNISMLSAMFGEELEDGLYSFPKAEDLASTCCDDLCECKMGFRTARIIKAANAVVTGDIVLDELFRLDYQDAKKELMSLEGIGEKVADCIVLFAFDKMEGFPVDTHVEKIVRTYYGDDPFFEGKATKTKIGNWGRHYFGKYCGYAQQYLFYQKRLEGLI, translated from the coding sequence ATGTACACCATCAGCACAGAGGATTTCGACCTGGACTATACGCTTGACTGCGGCCAGGTGTTCCGCTGGGACAAGGACGTTGACTGGTGGACAGGCGTGGTCAACAATGCCGTTGCCCGCATAAGCCAGAACCCAAAGACAGGTGAACTTCTGGTCGATTCATCCCTCGATGAAGATTTCTTTTATCAGTATTTCCGACTCGACGACGACCTGCCCGCGATATTCGAGCAGATCAACAAAGACGAGCACATGGATATTGCCATCAACAAGTATCGCGGATTACGCCTGATACGCCAGGAACCCTGGGAATGCCTTATCTCCTACATGCTCGCCACCGCATCCAATATCCCCAGGATCAAGAAGAACATATCCATGCTTTCAGCAATGTTCGGGGAAGAACTGGAAGACGGCCTTTACAGCTTCCCGAAAGCAGAAGACCTCGCATCCACCTGCTGCGATGATCTCTGCGAATGCAAAATGGGATTCAGGACAGCCAGAATAATCAAGGCAGCAAACGCAGTTGTCACCGGGGATATCGTCCTTGACGAACTCTTCAGACTTGACTACCAAGACGCAAAAAAGGAACTGATGTCACTGGAGGGTATCGGTGAGAAGGTCGCTGACTGCATCGTGCTGTTCGCATTTGATAAGATGGAAGGCTTCCCTGTGGATACCCACGTGGAGAAGATCGTCAGGACGTACTATGGCGACGATCCGTTCTTTGAAGGGAAGGCTACCAAGACTAAGATCGGAAACTGGGGCAGGCACTATTTCGGGAAATATTGTGGGTATGCACAGCAATATTTATTTTATCAGAAGCGGCTTGAAGGGCTTATCTAA
- a CDS encoding winged helix-turn-helix domain-containing protein — protein sequence MYEDCESELGDIRDKLDEIHRDIRTFTEDSNREHLESILAFVRDDYSNVLEKHLVDDLKKGLSKNMVKKCDRLDQCRPIFTDILQKNAALIKQSSVDSEIIDKKRVDIKNLRKGMPYDKCDICFAEATDLFEKQVSLMQSLRIYETKKDKKQDISLVPAQTMIDEVLDPLCHTKRFEILKAISGQSMSFSALSKLTDLRGGNLLFHLQKLSDSGMIIQQHERGDYMITSKGFKVMESVSEMYSALIPEEN from the coding sequence ATGTACGAAGATTGTGAATCAGAACTCGGAGATATCAGGGATAAGCTCGATGAGATCCATAGGGATATCAGGACATTTACCGAAGATTCCAACAGAGAACATCTCGAATCCATTCTGGCTTTTGTCAGAGATGATTATTCCAATGTTCTGGAAAAGCATCTGGTTGACGATCTAAAAAAAGGACTTTCAAAGAATATGGTCAAGAAATGTGACAGGCTTGACCAATGCAGACCTATTTTCACAGATATTTTGCAGAAGAATGCAGCTCTTATCAAGCAATCTTCTGTTGACAGTGAAATTATTGATAAAAAACGCGTAGATATCAAGAACTTAAGAAAAGGTATGCCCTACGATAAATGTGACATCTGCTTCGCCGAGGCAACCGACCTTTTTGAAAAACAGGTCAGTCTCATGCAGTCCCTGAGGATTTATGAGACAAAGAAGGACAAGAAGCAGGACATATCACTTGTCCCGGCACAAACTATGATCGATGAGGTGCTCGACCCCTTGTGCCACACAAAGCGTTTCGAAATATTAAAAGCAATTTCTGGCCAGTCAATGAGCTTCTCTGCCCTTTCCAAGCTTACAGATCTTCGCGGAGGAAACCTATTGTTCCACCTGCAAAAGCTCTCGGATAGCGGGATGATCATTCAGCAACATGAGAGAGGCGATTACATGATCACGAGCAAAGGGTTCAAGGTAATGGAAAGTGTCAGTGAGATGTATTCTGCACTTATTCCTGAAGAAAATTAA
- a CDS encoding 4Fe-4S binding protein → MFNTKPYLDKIKPYLGSMVIIVSLGGLWYPILGYFMLVVMGTLFISSIFRGRWFCGNLCPRGSYFDYGIIKISKKRKIPKILSSMWLRIPVFTAMITLMIYRISVTFAAQNTFDLIGTIFVSMCLMTTIIGTMLGAQFNTRSWCNVCPMGTMQRFIGGNKYQLQMDHDTCVDCKLCEKVCPMELKVRDIGNNPDCIKCGKCVDKCPKDSLSF, encoded by the coding sequence ATGTTTAACACAAAACCATATCTCGATAAGATCAAGCCATATCTTGGCTCAATGGTCATCATAGTCTCCCTTGGAGGTCTCTGGTATCCGATCCTTGGTTACTTCATGCTCGTTGTCATGGGCACACTGTTCATAAGCAGTATCTTCAGAGGTCGCTGGTTCTGTGGAAACCTCTGTCCACGTGGCAGCTACTTCGATTACGGCATAATCAAGATCTCAAAGAAAAGGAAGATCCCGAAGATCCTGTCAAGCATGTGGCTCAGGATTCCTGTCTTCACAGCAATGATAACTCTAATGATTTACCGTATCTCGGTCACATTTGCTGCACAGAACACCTTTGATCTCATTGGTACCATCTTTGTCTCGATGTGTCTTATGACAACCATCATCGGTACAATGCTCGGAGCCCAGTTCAATACAAGATCCTGGTGTAATGTCTGTCCGATGGGAACAATGCAGAGATTCATCGGCGGTAACAAGTACCAGCTTCAGATGGACCATGACACATGTGTTGACTGCAAGCTCTGTGAGAAGGTCTGCCCGATGGAACTCAAAGTTCGTGATATTGGCAACAACCCGGATTGTATCAAGTGCGGAAAATGTGTTGACAAATGTCCGAAGGACTCATTGTCATTCTAA
- a CDS encoding FAD-binding and (Fe-S)-binding domain-containing protein — protein MAKNTANLTSSQEEELGGIFGDRVNFSKRERHFYCHDVGALPSMAKMMLGNTDPAAIVKLRTEDDIVKLMAFARKHSIPVVPRAGASSGYGGVIPTKGGIIADVNLLNDIISIDAENMTVTVGAGIVWERLERKLNEKDLSVCAMPSSAPAATVGGWLVQNGIGYGSYEYGWSQDTMVSARAVLPNGEVRDFTGSEMDSLIGSMGTVGIITQITLKIRNLEDTASISAEFADSESLQKALQAVAAEKVPLWSISFINPDWAGMKNEMPFSTHHGEPVVEDRPELPKSYICNFIYPESRDVSALENIITSNGGKILSEEISKHEAGEWFRSMKVKRLGPSFIPAEIIVPVDKVGKVFNEIKAKVDLPVLIEGMVEKNGNVILLCFIPHSERSFKFNLAFTLGISIIKIAEENGGRIYASGLYFAKEAEKVYGDRLKKMLALKQQVDPDDIMNPETISGKGILKAGISMSKAFEPIMRFVGNRSGVGEETFRKQKDIPADIVSHAYTCAQCGYCVEECDQYYGRGWESQSPRGKWFFIKEYLAGRDKMTQEQVDTFLACTTCELCDHRCQLDLPINDSWMTMREELVVERGMMTIPPFEIMASSLLKERNIWGEYLKNREEWMPEDLKPKIKDKAEYAYFAGCTASFVEKDIAEASVRLLTDAGMEITYLGKEESCCGIPMLAAGKWDVFEKIMRMNIENMRKKGVKTVITSCPACWLVWDTFYRQWAEKLGIEYDFEAKHYSQVLQDKLDVLSEKFVEPLDRVVTVHDACHMGRAGGIYEPPRDLIKAVPGVELREMEHNRAEGHCCGSVLTLVADPDVAGVVGNMRLKEAEDIGADIMVAACPCCQVQLRIAAEKSGSPVDVQDLSATVARSMGYDIPDTTNAALTAWITFDQMIHLLKPENMTDLMVELLPQMMAAMPAPLRGMMKMVKYVPGMDLMMKPMMPVMMPMLLPGIMPKVMPDMLEAVGRRVQMSDDLREQMPDLMPKSMENLMPNMLPQIIPLLTPRMIEYIKTEF, from the coding sequence ATGGCAAAAAACACAGCAAACCTCACCTCCTCCCAGGAGGAAGAACTCGGTGGCATATTTGGCGACCGGGTGAATTTCAGCAAACGTGAAAGACACTTCTACTGTCATGATGTCGGAGCACTCCCATCAATGGCAAAGATGATGTTAGGAAACACCGACCCTGCAGCGATAGTAAAACTTCGCACAGAGGATGATATTGTCAAGCTCATGGCCTTTGCCCGCAAACATTCTATTCCTGTTGTTCCCCGTGCTGGAGCATCATCCGGTTACGGTGGTGTGATTCCTACAAAAGGCGGTATCATTGCAGATGTTAACCTGTTGAATGATATCATATCCATCGATGCTGAGAACATGACCGTTACAGTCGGAGCAGGTATCGTGTGGGAGCGTCTTGAGAGAAAGCTGAACGAGAAAGACCTTTCTGTTTGTGCCATGCCTTCAAGTGCCCCTGCAGCAACAGTAGGTGGCTGGCTTGTGCAGAACGGCATCGGATATGGAAGCTATGAATACGGCTGGTCCCAGGACACCATGGTATCTGCAAGAGCAGTACTTCCAAATGGCGAGGTCAGGGATTTCACAGGCAGTGAAATGGACAGCCTCATCGGAAGCATGGGTACTGTTGGTATCATCACACAGATAACCTTAAAGATCCGCAATCTGGAAGACACAGCATCCATCTCAGCAGAATTTGCTGATTCAGAATCCCTGCAGAAGGCCCTTCAGGCAGTAGCTGCAGAAAAAGTGCCACTCTGGTCAATATCATTTATAAATCCCGATTGGGCAGGCATGAAAAATGAAATGCCATTTTCAACCCACCATGGTGAACCGGTAGTCGAGGACCGTCCGGAATTGCCTAAGTCATATATTTGTAACTTCATTTATCCAGAGTCAAGGGATGTTAGTGCCCTTGAGAATATCATAACCAGCAATGGTGGCAAGATCCTTTCTGAAGAGATATCCAAACATGAAGCTGGTGAGTGGTTCCGGTCCATGAAGGTCAAGAGGCTTGGTCCTTCGTTCATTCCTGCGGAGATCATTGTCCCTGTGGATAAGGTAGGCAAGGTCTTCAATGAGATCAAAGCTAAGGTCGATCTCCCTGTACTAATAGAAGGTATGGTGGAGAAGAACGGAAACGTGATCCTCCTCTGTTTCATCCCTCACTCCGAGAGATCCTTCAAGTTCAACCTTGCATTCACACTTGGTATCAGCATCATCAAGATCGCCGAGGAGAATGGCGGAAGGATATATGCTTCAGGTCTCTACTTCGCAAAGGAGGCCGAGAAGGTCTACGGAGACCGCCTGAAGAAGATGCTTGCCCTGAAGCAGCAGGTCGATCCTGATGACATCATGAACCCTGAGACCATCTCAGGTAAAGGAATTCTCAAGGCCGGTATCTCAATGTCCAAGGCATTCGAGCCGATCATGAGATTCGTCGGAAACAGAAGTGGTGTTGGGGAGGAGACATTCAGGAAGCAGAAGGATATCCCTGCAGACATCGTATCCCATGCATACACCTGTGCACAGTGTGGTTACTGTGTGGAAGAGTGTGACCAGTACTACGGTCGCGGTTGGGAATCCCAGTCCCCGAGAGGTAAGTGGTTCTTTATCAAGGAATACCTTGCCGGCAGGGACAAGATGACACAGGAACAGGTGGACACTTTCCTTGCCTGCACTACCTGTGAACTCTGTGACCACAGATGCCAGCTTGACCTTCCGATCAACGATTCATGGATGACAATGAGGGAAGAACTGGTCGTGGAACGTGGCATGATGACCATCCCGCCGTTCGAGATCATGGCTTCCAGCCTGCTCAAGGAAAGGAACATCTGGGGAGAGTATCTCAAGAACAGGGAAGAATGGATGCCTGAGGACCTCAAGCCAAAGATCAAGGACAAGGCTGAATATGCTTACTTCGCAGGCTGTACAGCTTCCTTTGTCGAGAAGGACATCGCTGAAGCATCAGTACGTCTGCTGACAGATGCCGGTATGGAGATCACCTACCTTGGTAAGGAAGAATCCTGCTGTGGTATCCCGATGCTTGCTGCAGGTAAGTGGGATGTTTTCGAGAAGATCATGAGGATGAACATCGAGAACATGAGGAAGAAGGGCGTTAAGACAGTAATCACATCCTGTCCTGCATGCTGGCTGGTATGGGATACATTCTACCGCCAGTGGGCTGAGAAGCTCGGAATCGAATACGACTTCGAGGCAAAGCACTACTCACAGGTCCTTCAGGACAAGCTCGACGTTCTCTCCGAGAAGTTCGTCGAACCTCTTGACAGGGTAGTTACTGTCCACGATGCCTGTCACATGGGTCGTGCTGGTGGTATCTACGAGCCACCAAGGGACCTGATCAAGGCTGTTCCGGGTGTCGAGCTGCGTGAAATGGAGCACAACAGGGCAGAAGGTCACTGCTGTGGTTCAGTTCTTACACTGGTCGCAGATCCGGATGTTGCCGGAGTTGTCGGTAACATGAGGCTTAAGGAAGCCGAGGATATCGGTGCTGACATCATGGTCGCTGCATGTCCGTGCTGTCAGGTACAGCTGAGGATCGCTGCAGAGAAGAGTGGCAGTCCGGTGGATGTACAGGACCTTTCAGCAACAGTTGCACGCAGTATGGGATACGATATCCCTGATACTACGAACGCTGCGCTCACAGCATGGATCACATTCGACCAGATGATCCACCTGCTCAAGCCTGAGAACATGACCGATCTGATGGTGGAACTCCTCCCACAGATGATGGCTGCAATGCCTGCTCCACTGCGTGGTATGATGAAGATGGTCAAGTATGTGCCGGGAATGGATCTCATGATGAAGCCAATGATGCCGGTCATGATGCCCATGCTCCTGCCAGGCATAATGCCAAAGGTCATGCCTGACATGCTCGAAGCCGTTGGCAGGCGTGTACAGATGTCTGACGACCTGAGAGAGCAGATGCCTGACCTCATGCCAAAGTCAATGGAGAATCTGATGCCTAACATGCTTCCGCAGATCATTCCGCTTCTGACGCCGAGGATGATCGAGTATATAAAAACTGAATTCTGA
- a CDS encoding ferredoxin yields MADVNNKVAENVEGSFYVDDQCIACQRCIDEAPENFKMNENFSHSYVYKQPENDTEKKHCEYAMDSCPAEAIGNDG; encoded by the coding sequence GTGGCAGATGTAAATAACAAAGTAGCTGAAAATGTGGAAGGATCTTTTTACGTAGATGATCAGTGTATCGCTTGTCAGAGATGTATCGATGAAGCTCCGGAGAATTTCAAAATGAACGAAAACTTCTCACATTCTTACGTATATAAACAGCCGGAGAATGATACTGAAAAGAAGCATTGCGAATATGCCATGGACTCATGTCCTGCAGAAGCTATTGGAAATGACGGATAA
- a CDS encoding MTH865 family protein gives MSVKEEIHSQIVGALANATFPINTPEDLLAAMPDGADTKCKAEDVEITAGEAGALLTAEDFPIESAKQIADTLVERAGL, from the coding sequence ATGAGCGTAAAAGAAGAAATCCATTCCCAGATCGTTGGCGCACTTGCAAATGCAACATTCCCTATAAACACACCCGAAGACCTTCTTGCAGCAATGCCTGATGGTGCAGACACTAAATGTAAGGCAGAAGATGTCGAAATAACCGCCGGAGAAGCAGGTGCACTTCTTACAGCAGAGGACTTCCCAATTGAAAGTGCAAAGCAGATCGCTGATACTCTCGTTGAAAGGGCAGGGTTGTAA
- a CDS encoding indolepyruvate oxidoreductase subunit beta has protein sequence MSSKASEFDLVISGVGGQGTILASDIIGRSAVLEGKGVRAAETHGMAQRGGSVVNHVRIGCELGSMIPLKGADCLLALEPVEALRYIEFLADDGVIIMNTESVYPVTVTTGKAPYPSVDSIVEKLKETHRVIAFNATEMAAKAGSRQAMNVVLVGAVSNFLPVKTETLLERVKEMVPPKTIDTNVKAFETGRSMVE, from the coding sequence ATGAGCAGTAAAGCTTCTGAGTTCGATCTTGTGATCTCAGGTGTCGGCGGGCAGGGAACCATCCTTGCATCTGACATCATCGGCAGGTCAGCGGTCCTTGAAGGAAAAGGCGTAAGAGCAGCAGAGACACACGGAATGGCACAGCGTGGCGGTTCAGTGGTCAACCACGTCCGTATCGGATGCGAGCTTGGATCCATGATCCCTCTCAAGGGAGCAGATTGCCTACTGGCACTTGAGCCAGTAGAAGCCCTCCGTTACATCGAGTTCCTCGCAGATGACGGTGTCATCATCATGAACACCGAATCAGTCTACCCGGTCACTGTCACAACAGGAAAGGCACCATACCCATCCGTTGACAGCATCGTGGAAAAGCTGAAGGAAACACACCGTGTCATCGCTTTCAATGCAACCGAGATGGCAGCAAAGGCCGGAAGCAGGCAGGCAATGAACGTCGTGCTTGTGGGAGCAGTTTCCAACTTCCTCCCGGTCAAGACTGAAACCCTTCTTGAGCGCGTTAAGGAAATGGTCCCTCCAAAGACCATTGACACCAACGTAAAGGCTTTCGAGACAGGAAGAAGCATGGTCGAATAA
- the cca gene encoding CCA tRNA nucleotidyltransferase: protein MEDIKKRILDKIKPSDEEREYLTKVANELMYKIDSITFKVGLMGVKTQLVGSAARGTWISGTHDLDIFIMFPDDTSREDLESYGLSVGRQIAKEAQEWDEHYAEHPYVKMKYGGFDVDLVPCYSVSSAECILSAVDRTPFHNEFIKANLSGREDDVLLLKQFMKGTGVYGSELKTEGFSGYLTELLVINYGSFEKVLEAASEWRPGLLLDLIEHGAQKFEDPLVVIDPTDPRRNVAAALSLDKFCTFIDASRSFLEDSDESMFFASQEPPLSDAELLDRMDLRGTSLVAIVFKTPDVVDDIFYPQFAKMEHSIVPLLEKNEFTVLKAGKWSGEDSVVFLELISKTLPDVKRHRGPPVWVRAHAEAFRSKYVDNPDAYSLTIRDGFYVAEIPRKYIDAVELLESEVAGCSLGKHISKSVKEGFTVLEGEQILDLKDEGLRSFLNGWL from the coding sequence ATGGAAGATATCAAAAAGAGAATCCTGGACAAGATCAAGCCATCAGATGAAGAAAGGGAGTACCTGACCAAAGTGGCCAATGAGCTGATGTACAAGATCGATAGCATCACCTTCAAGGTCGGCCTGATGGGTGTGAAGACCCAGCTTGTAGGCTCGGCTGCCCGGGGCACCTGGATATCCGGAACCCACGATCTCGATATATTCATCATGTTCCCTGATGACACAAGCCGCGAGGACCTTGAAAGCTACGGTCTCTCAGTTGGCCGCCAGATAGCAAAAGAGGCACAGGAGTGGGACGAACACTATGCCGAGCATCCCTATGTCAAGATGAAGTACGGTGGTTTTGATGTCGACCTTGTTCCATGTTACAGCGTTTCCAGTGCAGAGTGCATCCTTTCCGCAGTGGACAGGACACCTTTCCACAACGAGTTCATCAAGGCAAATCTCAGTGGTCGCGAGGATGATGTCCTGCTGCTCAAGCAGTTCATGAAAGGCACCGGTGTCTATGGCTCCGAGCTTAAGACCGAAGGTTTTTCAGGTTATCTCACAGAGCTTCTGGTGATCAACTACGGTTCTTTCGAAAAAGTGCTGGAGGCTGCTTCTGAGTGGCGTCCGGGTCTGCTTCTTGACCTTATAGAGCATGGTGCCCAGAAGTTCGAGGACCCTCTTGTTGTTATCGACCCCACAGACCCCAGAAGGAATGTAGCTGCAGCACTCTCACTGGATAAGTTCTGCACATTCATCGATGCTTCCAGAAGCTTCCTTGAGGATTCCGATGAAAGCATGTTCTTCGCTTCTCAGGAACCTCCACTATCCGATGCTGAGCTGCTGGACAGGATGGACCTGCGTGGTACATCACTGGTAGCCATCGTTTTCAAGACGCCGGATGTGGTGGATGACATCTTCTACCCTCAGTTCGCCAAGATGGAACACTCTATCGTACCACTGCTTGAGAAGAACGAATTCACTGTCCTGAAAGCAGGCAAGTGGAGCGGTGAGGATTCGGTCGTGTTCCTTGAGCTGATCTCAAAGACGCTGCCTGATGTGAAAAGGCACAGGGGTCCACCTGTATGGGTACGAGCTCATGCCGAAGCGTTCAGGTCAAAATATGTGGACAACCCGGATGCCTATTCGCTGACAATTCGGGATGGTTTCTATGTTGCCGAGATCCCGCGCAAATATATCGATGCGGTCGAATTGCTTGAATCCGAGGTTGCAGGATGTTCTCTTGGGAAGCACATCTCAAAGAGTGTAAAAGAAGGATTCACTGTTCTTGAGGGCGAGCAGATCCTTGATCTGAAGGATGAGGGATTGCGAAGTTTCCTCAACGGATGGCTCTGA
- a CDS encoding TrmB family transcriptional regulator, whose amino-acid sequence MIDFACKEFKIKDVIKCALNLTRADMKVLEYFFEEPDIWSKTEQIANLTELDLSTVQRSVKKLHEKGILTKSQTNLDGGGYSFIYRINNKAEIKELIMGIVSKWVAKVEQELEDW is encoded by the coding sequence ATGATAGACTTCGCATGTAAGGAATTCAAAATTAAAGATGTTATCAAATGTGCTCTGAACCTGACACGGGCTGACATGAAAGTGCTGGAGTACTTCTTTGAAGAGCCTGATATTTGGAGCAAAACAGAGCAGATAGCAAACCTGACAGAACTGGACCTTTCAACTGTCCAGAGATCTGTCAAAAAACTGCATGAGAAAGGCATACTAACAAAATCACAGACCAACCTTGACGGAGGCGGATATTCATTCATTTACAGGATCAACAACAAAGCAGAGATCAAAGAGCTGATAATGGGCATTGTCAGCAAATGGGTTGCAAAGGTCGAACAGGAACTGGAGGACTGGTAA
- the iorA gene encoding indolepyruvate ferredoxin oxidoreductase subunit alpha: protein MSTREYMLGNVAIARGIVEGGGKVISGYPGTPSSEIVDTLSAMKERDFYVEWSVNEKVAMEVAAGAAMTGVRSVVTMKHVGLNVAADPLMTLAYMGVKGGMIIIVADDPACHSSQNEQDTRKYSEFSLMPCLDPSTPQEAKDMIPYAFELSEKFEIPVIFRPTTRISHGKSEIELGAITDHKAEAKFEKDTSRWVMVPANAVIRHPHLLGIQEGIMEELENSPWNELTINENSKIGVIASGLASVYAKEAMENLGLEASFLKIGAYPVPEGLIKKMYEQCDTVLVIEELEPIVEDRCKVIAKDIESPVKILGKTGGYVPRISELNTDKCTKAIGDAFGIEVDVPEIAEPELELPPRPPALCAGCSHRATYHAMLKVFGKRAVFPSDIGCYTLGVQNGTVDTTLCMGGSITVASGIYDAGEKQPICCSIGDSTFFHTGINGLLNAVYNKSNITITILDNRITAMTGHQPNPGMGLTSTGEPTKEIDMELLCRGLGAEFVETVDPYDVKATEEVFKRAKDFEGPAVVITRQACVIHARRAGVRRIPFQVDTEKCIGCRMCVNLGCPAIEFDKETKKAHINAMCTGCGLCSATCKFDAIVEVQK, encoded by the coding sequence ATGAGCACACGCGAGTATATGCTTGGAAACGTGGCGATCGCACGCGGTATCGTGGAAGGAGGAGGTAAAGTTATCTCCGGGTATCCCGGTACACCTTCTTCTGAGATCGTTGATACGTTATCTGCAATGAAAGAACGTGATTTCTACGTTGAATGGTCAGTTAATGAAAAAGTTGCTATGGAGGTTGCTGCAGGAGCTGCCATGACAGGCGTGCGTTCTGTGGTAACAATGAAACACGTCGGTCTCAACGTTGCAGCAGACCCACTTATGACACTTGCATACATGGGTGTAAAGGGTGGAATGATCATCATTGTCGCTGATGATCCTGCATGTCATTCATCACAGAATGAACAGGACACACGCAAGTATTCCGAATTCTCACTTATGCCATGTCTTGACCCTTCCACACCACAGGAAGCAAAGGACATGATCCCATACGCTTTCGAGCTTTCCGAAAAGTTCGAAATTCCGGTGATCTTCAGGCCAACAACAAGGATATCACACGGTAAGTCCGAGATCGAACTTGGAGCTATCACCGATCACAAGGCCGAAGCAAAGTTCGAGAAGGACACATCACGCTGGGTAATGGTACCTGCCAATGCAGTAATTCGTCACCCACACCTCCTTGGAATACAGGAAGGCATCATGGAAGAGCTTGAGAACTCACCATGGAACGAGCTTACCATCAACGAGAACTCAAAGATCGGTGTCATCGCATCCGGTCTTGCTTCAGTATATGCTAAGGAAGCAATGGAAAACCTTGGTCTCGAAGCATCATTCCTGAAGATCGGAGCATACCCTGTTCCTGAAGGTCTTATCAAGAAGATGTACGAGCAGTGTGACACCGTGCTTGTCATTGAAGAGCTTGAACCGATAGTCGAAGACCGCTGCAAGGTCATCGCAAAGGACATCGAAAGCCCTGTGAAGATCCTCGGCAAAACAGGCGGATACGTCCCAAGGATCAGCGAGCTCAATACCGATAAATGCACAAAGGCAATTGGAGATGCATTCGGTATCGAAGTCGATGTACCGGAAATAGCTGAACCAGAACTTGAACTTCCACCTAGGCCACCAGCACTCTGTGCAGGATGTTCACACCGTGCTACCTACCATGCAATGCTGAAGGTCTTCGGCAAGAGAGCTGTGTTCCCAAGTGACATCGGATGTTACACACTCGGTGTACAGAACGGAACCGTCGATACAACACTCTGTATGGGTGGAAGCATCACCGTCGCATCAGGTATCTACGATGCAGGTGAGAAGCAGCCGATCTGCTGTTCCATTGGTGACTCCACATTCTTCCACACAGGTATCAACGGACTTCTCAACGCTGTCTACAACAAGTCCAACATCACAATCACCATTCTTGACAACCGTATCACCGCAATGACAGGCCACCAGCCAAACCCCGGGATGGGACTCACATCCACAGGTGAGCCTACAAAGGAGATCGACATGGAACTCCTTTGCCGCGGACTCGGTGCTGAGTTCGTGGAAACCGTTGACCCATACGATGTCAAGGCAACCGAAGAAGTGTTCAAGCGTGCAAAGGACTTCGAAGGTCCTGCTGTGGTCATCACCAGGCAGGCATGTGTCATCCACGCTCGCAGAGCAGGTGTCAGGCGCATTCCTTTCCAGGTCGATACGGAGAAATGTATCGGATGCAGAATGTGCGTCAACCTCGGATGTCCTGCAATCGAGTTCGATAAGGAAACAAAGAAAGCACATATCAATGCAATGTGCACAGGCTGTGGACTCTGCAGTGCGACCTGCAAGTTCGATGCTATCGTGGAGGTGCAGAAATGA